A stretch of Lepisosteus oculatus isolate fLepOcu1 chromosome 11, fLepOcu1.hap2, whole genome shotgun sequence DNA encodes these proteins:
- the zglp1 gene encoding GATA-type zinc finger protein 1, whose amino-acid sequence MDSLEGDPFFPDEPPDFSLLKDLLFPSYLDTERCEGGGSALEDCNNNRLLLRKSPRNRIEDAVIEPNTELHSQKPSLEPRRAKDSDNFSQVRANRGPVAQSPIVTHIRKPACQGWRSELDHVFNSSVSLPVEHSAPKSTDSVIISSNAHSPSALNYSPTEEKKSQDQVPQTTILYLLHETTKLILPARQDLQEGSSVDGNSLHSLNQSDLGKDSLRSSPLVLSKPTGAGRKDTNMELNKYSGSFRFMSNLPESSALDLINLISIQCKKLLHPENADDTFGTASKPEGTGCLVDTFAGKEEGGSKFKEAKTMEGSPRQRTEVQGETKAEALRRGGEDEGARTAKAGSSKALPSAECRGRAWQLRSPHQNKVPAAVGYISPCCNARASLLGEKEAGRKPWDSSCYEERASSTIKEGALWKKRQMLDPIDPNGAENMVGPSDEQERLPVLTTSQRSMGIISLVVNQQNNTELPESDLMPIKRETPPSDNMVSLPASLDNGYGDTAAESGVTMNSNDNLTSKSGVTEALQVSGKSKVSSGTLCNTIYVSVRQAKSPRLAADWAESALHSISQTPACGTGEQLSEKESSPPPDPRSCGRAPRKQQNPTRSAARYDPNFRGVTMHMEMQLNDRRADQCQLVITPHYSTEFWKISRKLRSRKTRPLTDTRRISSSEEESDSASSLKNKICASCDTRKTPLWRDAEDGTPLCNACGIRYKKYRIRCFHCWHIPKKEGNSNSRCFRCGNALRVAAYRKNSSW is encoded by the exons ATGGACAGCCTCGAAGGAGATCCATTTTTCCCGGACGAGCCTCCCGATTTCTCCCTACTGAAAGACCTTCTTTTCCCGTCCTATCTGGACACTGAGAGGTGCGAGGGCGGCGGGTCGGCACTCGAAGACTGCAATAATAACCGACTGCTCCTTCGCAAGTCTCCGAGAAACCGGATTGAGGACGCAGTTATCGAACCGAACACCGAACTGCACTCCCAGAAACCCAGCCTAGAGCCAAGAAGGGCTAAGGACAGCGATAACTTTTCCCAGGTTCGGGCGAACAGAGGTCCAGTGGCACAGTCCCCCATTGTGACACACATCAGGAAGCCCGCGTGCCAAGGCTGGAGATCAGAGCTCGATCACGTGTTTAACAGTTCGGTGTCGCTCCCTGTAGAACATTCTGCGCCAAAGTCCACAGACAG CGTCATCATAAGCTCAAATGCCCACTCTCCCTCTGCACTGAACTACTCCCCCACTGAAGAAAAGAAGAGCCAGGACCAGGTGCCTCAGACCACCATTCTGTACCTTCTGCATGAAACCACAAAACTGATCCTCCCTGCTAGGCAAGACTTGCAGGAGGGCTCGTCTGTAGATGGGAATTCATTGCATTCCCTCAACCAGAGCGACCTGGGAAAAGACTCTCTGCGTAGTTCACCTCTTGTACTAAGCAAACCTACAGGCGCAGGGAGAAAGGATACCAACATGGAGCTAAATAAGTATTCAGGTTCTTTTAGATTCATGTCCAACCTGCCGGAAAGCAGTGCTTTGGATTTGATTAACCTGATCAGCATCCAGTGCAAGAAACTGCTGCACCCTGAAAATGCAGACGACACTTTTGGGACAGCCTCAAAGCCAGAAGGGACTGGGTGCCTCGTGGATACATTTGCAGGGAAGGAGGAGGGGGGTTCAAAATTCAAAGAGGCCAAGACCATGGAAGGGAGCCCGCGCCAAAGAACTGAAGTTCAAGGTGAGACCAAAGCAGAGGCTCTCCGTCGTGGAGGAGAGGATGAGGGCGCGCGCACTGCAAAAGCAGGGAGCTCAAAGGCCCTGCCTTCTGCAGAGTGCAGGGGTAGAGCCTGGCAGCTGAGGAGTCCTCATCAGAATAAAGTCCCGGCAGCAGTGGGCTACATATCCCCATGCTGCAATGCCAGAGCAAGTTTGCTTGGAGAAAAAGAGGCTGGGAGGAAGCCCTGGGATAGTTCCTGCTATGAAGAGCGTGCGTCTTCAACTATTAAAGAGGGCGCTCTGTGGAAGAAAAGACAAATGCTGGATCCAATAGATCCAAACGGGGCTGAGAACATGGTAGGTCCTTCTGACGAGCAGGAAAGGCTACCTGTGCTGACAACTTCCCAAAGAAGCATGGGCATCATTTCATTAGTGGTTAACCAGCAAAATAACACTGAGCTGCCGGAGAGTGATTTAATGCCCATAAAACGTGAAACACCGCCATCCGACAATATGGTTTCTTTGCCTGCATCTTTGGACAATGGCTATGGGGACACGGCTGCAGAGTCAGGGGTGACAATGAACTCGAATGACAATCTAACAAGTAAGTCTGGTGTGACAGAGGCTTTGCAAGTCTCTGGCAAATCCAAAGTCAGTTCTGGCACTTTGTGCAATACTATATACGTGTCCGTCAGGCAAGCAAAAAGTCCCAGGCTCGCTGCAGACTGGGCCGAATCTGCCCTGCACAGCATCTCGCAAACCCCTGCATGCGGCACCGGGGAGCAGCTCTCTGAGAAAGAAAGCAGCCCCCCCCCGGACCCCAGGAGCTGCGGCCGGGCACCGAGAAAACAGCAGAACCCCACGAGAAGCGCCGCACGCTATGACCCAAACTTCAGAGGGGTGACCATGCACATGGAGATGCAGCTAAACGACAGGAGGGCAGATCAGTGCCAGCTGGTGATCACCCCGCATTACAG CACAGAGTTCTGGAAGATAAGCCGGAAACTCAGGTCCAGGAAAACCCGTCCTCTCACCGACACGAGGAGGATAAGCAGCTCTGAAGAGGAAAGCGATTCAGCCTCTTCCTTAA AGAATAAAATTTGTGCGTCCTGCGACACGAGGAAAACACCCTTGTGGAGGGATGCAGAAGACGGTACTCCTCTGTGCAATGCCTGTGGTATAAG GTATAAAAAGTATCGGATCAGGTGCTTTCACTGCTGGCACATTCCCAAGAAAGAGGGGAACTCCAACTCCAGGTGCTTCAGGTGTGGAAACGCATTGCGAGTGGCGGCTTATCGGAAAAACTCAAGCTGGTAG